In the genome of Daucus carota subsp. sativus chromosome 9, DH1 v3.0, whole genome shotgun sequence, the window TATAATGCAGATAAAATTAGAGCATAGCATGTGTTTCGAGAAATTACTGGCAGTGTTCTGATCTTCATGATCGATTTCTTGACGGAGAGCTGCTTCTTCGTTTCGGAGCTCAGTAGGAATCGGCTTTCCCTCTATTCACAACCAATCAATAACATAACACAAATCAATAAACAAGTACAATCACTCatcaattaaacaaaaaatcagAAAAGTATAAATTTAGTTGATAATTATTGCATATAAGGACCTTCGAGAGCTTGTCTGATCTTGCGTTTCTTCTCGTAAAGGAGACGCTCTTTCCCTTCCAAGCTCTTTCTGTAGAGAAACTCTCTGGTTAATCTCTGGTTTCTTCTGTACATACTGCGATTCCGACCAGTGTatctatgtatgtatgtgtatcgGTGTTGTGTGCAGAGAGATTTGAGAGAGAGATttgagggagggagagagggttTAAGGAGAGAGATAAGGGTTTACTCTCTTTTTGGGCTTTAACCCGACTAGCTATGGCCTATGGGCTGCTGGAGCCCCACAGTCCCGCTTCCCCTCTCCGCTCACTTTTTGCCGTCTCGGTCTCAAGTCTCAACGGGGTTCTAAAAAAGGAGAAAAACTCCTCTTATATATGACTcgttatatttttgttatataacaTTTgtagaaatttaatttttgtttaacataataatataaatatttagaataaagtgataaattttagaaaatattattaaaataaatgacaTGTCTTGTAATTAAGATacattatattatcaaaaaactatataaaaaaatattacattgaAGCATCATATAAAAAtgcattaaatttaaatcattacaGTATAAAACATTAACGATCTGAATGGAACCGCAGGGGTTTAGAGACGAGTTGAAAATTGCAAgactcggctcgagctcgattAAAAGTTCGGAATTCGAGCTCGACTTCAAGTTCGActgcttttaattttaaactcgaagctcggctcgagttcggcttgAAAGCCTAAATGATTtagtcaaatattaaaaaaaaagtcgAAACATATCTATTCATATCGAGTTCGATGAAAAAGATATaaggattaaatattttatataataatataaaaatagttaGAGTAAAAAGGAGGTGAGATTAACCTCATTTAAATTATTACTTACGTAAGGTTAAACTACACCTGATATGTCGTTTAACCTCTATCATtgctaaaaataaaataccTCTATTTACCTAATACCTCTGTTTACCCAGTATCATGTACACTGCGTCTTACATCAAGCAAATCAGTTTATCTAATTAATACCGATTATATTacataatacacacacatataaaataacaaaaacaaaataatcttaaaaatatagTATGCAGATATACTCCTTTGTCTCACTATCAGCAGGttctttatgttattttttaacatatattttgagactttataaaatataattttataatattttaaaaaaattctgaacaaaaatttgatatttaaatagggaaattaattctaaagtcccATATTtgattttagaattaattttcccatatttaaatttgtattaaaattaaattgttatacatcatatatcatatatgcggCTAGCAGGGCGCGAAAGTAACAATCCTCACAGAAAAGAAGAACAAAAATGGCTGGTGCTGCTGGTTCCACACTACTCAGAACTGGGATTGGCCTGAAACTACACTCCATTTACTCTTCCATTCCTGCCCTTGTTTTTCACCCCAATCCCAAACCTACCCTTCTCTCCTCAATTTCTATTCACATAAACAATCCCAAACACAAACACCCTTTTAAATCTTTTGCAAGTTTGACTGAATCAGACCCCCCCAGCTCCCTTCCTTCCCAAGATCCTCTTCAAGACTTGGTTGTAAGTATCCCTGTATGTATatgtttctttttttaattttttaattttataatgttatGTGATTTTGTGTTATTGTGTTTGCAGGGTAGTTTTGAGCTTCCAGATGATTATTTCAAGCAATTACCTAGTGACCTTCGGCTAGATGTCAGTCTGATTTTATAATATGCTTCGTATGCTTATGATATTCAAGTACTTATGTTGTTTTTGGTCCTGGAGAATGAAATGGAATTTGTGAGATTGAAGGGAAATAATAGAATTTGGAAATGAGATATTACTcgctctgttttgaaatatatgtgGTTTGATTTTCTGACTTGCATTTCGAAGGACTTCTTTAATTGcatagttaaaatcattatttttgaaattttcatttttaaataaaaaatgtatgattaatattataatgcataaaaagaaaattttaaaaataatgaatttttacTTGACGATCAAAGGACTTAtaaatacgtgttaaaaagtcaaactatCTGTATTTCAAAACAGATGGAGTGATTTGTTATGAGAAGAATTGTGAAGAAAATGGGCGTGGTCGAGAATGGATCATTTTAGCTTGATAGGAATGGGATGGGTCAAGTAATGAAAGTTCTCCACGTTTACTCGTTTTATAGTTTAAAGTTCATTCAATACTCTCAAATTTCATTCATCACAACCAAACACATTATTAGTGACTTGTGTAACACTAAATGAGTagctttttttgttgttgtagcTCAATGATGCTGCTTTTGATCTTTCCAAGGGACCAGTTATCGATGAGGTTAGTTAAAGCACTGAAATTCTCATATGGTATGTACGCAGATAAACTGTTTTTAACATTCTACCTTTAGAGATGTGGAACAAAAATGCCAGTGCTATCTGTTACTCTGTGTTGGCTACCCGGTTCTCTATTTTTATTGTATCATTCAGGCTAAGTTTTCCCCTCACCCTGTTTATCGATCATATGACTCTCTGAAATGTGACTTTTGAGGAGTAATTGTAGATGCGGATAGCTAAAATGACTGCACTGTCTTCATAAAAAAGAATCACTGAAAAGGTAATGGAATTGCAAAATTTGGAATCAAATAGATGTATGGCTGGAGTTATGTGTAACTCTAACAAGGGGAtcaattagttatataatagcACTAACAATAGCATATGATGGCGAAGCATAGATTCTGCTATGTGAACATATGTATGGAGTTGGTGGGTTTTTATATAGAATATGCAAATAAAGAAAGCCGTTATCATTGAAGCCAAAAGCATTTATCATGTATTGAAGACCACTGTGTACTTTAGGACCCTTGCTATAAATCTTATTGTTAACTAGAAAGATGTATACTCCTATAAGCCACTTTCTTATTGTGAAATATACAATGAGAAATAATAATCAGATTTTGTAAACAATTGGACATTCAAGGGGATTTTGACTAGactcttttttcattttttaccaAGTCGGAgcaaatatatatcaaaatgaGGACATTATAAAATTGCAGCAGAATGGTGACACAAAGAAAGAGTACAGATTCGAAAGCTAAATTCTCTATGACACAGGAAGGGAGACTAACTAGCTTCTACAATTagcaataaaattcaaaatcaccGATCAGTAGTTTAGCCTCTACAACTAGCAGTACGTAGGATGTGGTGGTAAACATACAGAatgttcttgattttttattGACATGTGATATGGTTCGTAATTTTTCCTTTCAGTGTGGTCTAGAGCTGGGCGAAACTTTGCTAAATATAACTAGAGCATGGGAAGCAGCAGACACATCAACTTCAACCACTCTGGTTGGAAAGCTCCCTATGTTAGTTGCCTCTGCGTCAGCCAATAGTAAAGCAGGCAATAGCAAAACTAATCCTTTTGATTCAGATAtcaaaaaaagaatataagaatCTTCTTTACGttgaaattaattataaattttggtaTAGCATTTGGAAAACGCTTGGTATCTTCTGGAAGGAGGTTTCAATCTATGGGCCAGTATGGAGATGGTGAACTGCAGAAGGTCATCTTCACAATCCTTATTGTTTGTTTACTGATTAGAAGTCAACATAAGCTTGTATTTAATCAGAATTCTACTATCTGAAATTTGTCTCATCTCTAGCAGTCAGCTCACTTGATTAGTAAACGTCATCCTGATCATATTTCTATTCAGCACCATCATATCTCagttaaatatatatgagattCAGATTCTGAGAAGATTTGTGGTCTAGATGATCAAATGTTAAAATATGGATGGAATGTAGCTGCTACTTGAGCTTGACTGCATTTACTGAATTTTCAGGACAGACTAGGCTGATATGCCTAATTTAGACTTCTAAATTTCACCATATTAACAAAAGAAATTTATTCTTAAAACTTCATTCCAAATTTTATTGTAAGAGTTCGCCCTTCGTATTTTGTTGATTAACGTCAAAAGTATTAGATTGCCGAAGCTATGATTACGGTAGGAAAACTTTATTCAGCAAGTCCGGTGTCTACTGCAGCAAATGAACAACCGGCACAGGAAACTAGGATGTTCAAGGTAAGTAACTTTCCTGTAGTTGTCATGCAGCATCAGATCAAAACTCTTGACCCGATACTCTTGATATCTGTATTACAGTTTGGAGAACTTCAGGTAGCACTAACAGCAGATAAAGCCTACATAGGAGCTGTAATTGCCTTCACTTTCGGGTAAATATCTTTGTAATGTGTATTTCAGGGTGCTTGTGGTGTGCTTGATTTTCTGTTTTCTGTTTTTTCTTATCATCTCTCTTTTAATTGATTTCCCTGCTTGTAAAGTTAGTGCGACCTTATACTTTAATACGTAGGTTGCTTTCGTGGGAACTTAGCCAAGGTATTCAAAGCATTCCAGAGAGCTCATTGCAGTATGCTAATGAAAACGCCCTGATGCTTGCCAAGGTGCATAAACGaattagattattataaatcattTTGCTTGCCGAATTAGTATTTATGAATGCATGTTGACGCAGTCTTTGAGGGGAGCCGCCCTCGCAGTTTGCTATGCATCAACCGTGTTGTCAGCTTTCACTGCCGGTGGACTGGTCTTACTTGGAGGACAACTCAAGTCGGAACGAAAGTAGTACTTCCAGGCTCCTTGTGACTCCAGCTTTACCTGTGAATTCCTAGAATGTAAATTTATCAGTAAAAAAGGGTATACTTGTTGCTTTGTGGAGTTGGACTTGAACTGTTTTTGTATCCAAACAGTTTGTATTTTCACAGTTCTAAATGAGTTGTGGGGGCTTCATAGAAAAGGGATTTGAGATTCAGTAGTCGgtgaatctttttttttttttttttttttatataaataatcctGATaagttctttgatattttccgtcaaaaaaaaatgtttttagatattttta includes:
- the LOC108200556 gene encoding uncharacterized protein LOC108200556 isoform X2, giving the protein MGQLNDAAFDLSKGPVIDECGLELGETLLNITRAWEAADTSTSTTLVGKLPMLVASASANSKAAFGKRLVSSGRRFQSMGQYGDGELQKIAEAMITVGKLYSASPVSTAANEQPAQETRMFKFGELQVALTADKAYIGAVIAFTFGLLSWELSQGIQSIPESSLQYANENALMLAKSLRGAALAVCYASTVLSAFTAGGLVLLGGQLKSERK
- the LOC108200556 gene encoding uncharacterized protein LOC108200556 isoform X1, whose product is MAGAAGSTLLRTGIGLKLHSIYSSIPALVFHPNPKPTLLSSISIHINNPKHKHPFKSFASLTESDPPSSLPSQDPLQDLVGSFELPDDYFKQLPSDLRLDLNDAAFDLSKGPVIDECGLELGETLLNITRAWEAADTSTSTTLVGKLPMLVASASANSKAAFGKRLVSSGRRFQSMGQYGDGELQKIAEAMITVGKLYSASPVSTAANEQPAQETRMFKFGELQVALTADKAYIGAVIAFTFGLLSWELSQGIQSIPESSLQYANENALMLAKSLRGAALAVCYASTVLSAFTAGGLVLLGGQLKSERK